Proteins co-encoded in one Halorussus lipolyticus genomic window:
- a CDS encoding NAD(P)/FAD-dependent oxidoreductase — protein MHVAIVGGGIVGLASAYYLAERGATVTVYEKGSIGSGSTERSVGGIRAQFSTPVNVELSLASMEIWEDFEETFGVDIAYRRPGYLFAARDEATAEAFEAQVAMQNELGVPSELLAPDEAAEHCPGLQTDEFVSATYSPTDGFADPHLALQGFAESAREAGAEIRTRTGVTEIHRAGDEVTGITAEGEPCEYDFVVNAAGPWAQQVARMADVDLPVAPKRRQMLVVDPETPVPEDVPLTIDLDTGSHFRPEREGKALVGGHFPSAESGGEADPDQNPDGFDRKIDLDWAVEAIERAGDCATYFGPDSEIRRGWAGLYAVTPDHHPVIEETLPGFVNAVGFSGHGFQHAPATGQIVAELVLDGASSLVDVSALASDRFETGELVEERNVA, from the coding sequence ATGCACGTCGCTATCGTGGGTGGTGGTATCGTGGGCCTCGCCAGCGCGTACTACCTCGCCGAGCGGGGGGCCACCGTAACCGTCTACGAGAAAGGCTCAATCGGGAGCGGAAGCACCGAGCGGTCGGTCGGGGGCATCCGCGCCCAGTTCTCCACGCCGGTCAACGTCGAGTTGTCGCTGGCCAGCATGGAGATTTGGGAGGACTTCGAGGAGACATTCGGCGTGGACATCGCCTACCGGCGTCCGGGCTACCTCTTTGCCGCACGGGACGAGGCCACCGCCGAGGCCTTCGAGGCGCAGGTGGCGATGCAGAACGAGTTGGGCGTTCCGAGCGAACTCCTCGCGCCAGACGAGGCCGCCGAACACTGCCCCGGCCTCCAAACCGACGAGTTCGTCTCTGCGACCTACTCGCCGACCGACGGGTTCGCCGACCCCCACCTCGCGCTCCAAGGGTTCGCCGAGTCTGCGCGAGAGGCCGGGGCCGAGATTCGCACGAGGACCGGCGTCACCGAAATTCACCGGGCGGGCGACGAAGTGACCGGAATCACCGCCGAGGGCGAGCCCTGCGAGTACGACTTCGTGGTCAACGCCGCGGGACCGTGGGCACAGCAGGTCGCTCGGATGGCCGACGTGGACCTGCCGGTCGCACCCAAGCGCAGACAGATGCTCGTCGTGGACCCCGAAACGCCGGTTCCGGAGGACGTGCCCCTCACCATCGACCTCGACACCGGGTCGCACTTCCGGCCCGAGCGCGAGGGAAAGGCGCTCGTCGGCGGACACTTCCCGAGCGCCGAAAGCGGGGGCGAGGCCGACCCCGACCAGAACCCCGACGGCTTCGACCGGAAAATCGACCTCGACTGGGCGGTCGAGGCCATCGAACGCGCCGGCGACTGCGCGACCTACTTCGGCCCGGACTCCGAGATTCGCCGTGGCTGGGCCGGTCTCTACGCCGTCACGCCCGACCACCACCCGGTCATCGAGGAGACCCTGCCGGGATTCGTCAACGCGGTGGGCTTCTCGGGCCACGGCTTCCAGCACGCCCCCGCAACCGGGCAAATCGTGGCCGAACTGGTGCTGGACGGGGCGTCCTCGCTGGTGGACGTCTCGGCGCTCGCCAGTGACCGGTTCGAGACGGGCGAACTGGTCGAGGAGCGAAACGTCGCGTGA
- a CDS encoding Cdc6/Cdc18 family protein, with amino-acid sequence MGGLFSDVTDTIFLDKEVLEEEYQPDEILEREEEIDEYKSAFKDVLFGRNPSNVMLYGKAGVGKTAVTRYVLEELETETEQREEADDLYVHRHNCNGDTMFSAVRTLVNGLLPDDSASFPKKGLSTADALEEFYSQLDRLGGTHLVVLDEIDHLQDANELLYELPRARANDHIDEARIGVIGISNNYTFRQRLSAKVQDALKEEEISFSTYDANELRAILHDRAEKALSDDSYSDSAIAKAAAVAGRDTGSARQAIDLLRKGAEIAEQNDEPMVEDDHIGLAREAVKRGRLQDKIEDQSLHARLVLEAVAQLDHVGETPARSKEIMKMYRRVTAKRAEEPLTTLKSIQNHLSDLYMLGFLLRREENEGRKGGSYHEYDLDMDPDVVFEVCDKLDREEAV; translated from the coding sequence ATGGGCGGGCTGTTCAGCGACGTCACGGACACCATCTTCCTCGACAAGGAAGTCCTCGAAGAGGAGTACCAACCCGACGAAATCCTCGAACGCGAGGAGGAGATAGACGAGTACAAATCCGCGTTCAAGGACGTGCTGTTCGGCCGGAACCCCTCGAACGTGATGCTCTACGGGAAGGCCGGCGTGGGAAAAACCGCGGTCACGCGCTACGTGCTGGAGGAACTCGAAACCGAGACCGAACAGCGCGAGGAGGCCGACGACCTCTACGTCCACCGGCACAACTGCAACGGGGATACGATGTTCAGCGCGGTCCGGACGCTCGTCAACGGCTTGCTTCCCGACGACAGCGCCTCTTTCCCGAAGAAAGGTCTCTCGACGGCCGACGCGCTCGAGGAGTTTTACAGCCAACTCGACCGACTCGGTGGGACCCATCTGGTCGTGCTGGACGAAATCGACCACTTGCAGGACGCCAACGAACTCCTCTACGAACTCCCCCGCGCCAGAGCGAACGACCACATCGACGAGGCCCGCATCGGCGTCATCGGCATCAGCAACAACTACACCTTCCGCCAGCGCCTCTCGGCGAAGGTCCAAGACGCGCTCAAAGAGGAGGAAATCTCGTTCTCGACCTACGACGCCAACGAACTGCGCGCGATTCTCCACGACCGGGCCGAGAAGGCCCTCTCGGACGATAGCTATTCGGACAGCGCCATCGCCAAGGCCGCCGCCGTCGCGGGCAGAGACACCGGAAGCGCCCGCCAAGCCATCGACCTCCTCCGGAAGGGCGCGGAAATCGCCGAGCAGAACGACGAACCGATGGTAGAGGACGACCACATCGGTCTCGCCCGCGAGGCGGTCAAGCGCGGCCGATTGCAGGACAAAATCGAGGACCAGTCGCTCCACGCCCGCCTCGTCCTCGAAGCGGTGGCCCAACTCGACCACGTTGGCGAGACCCCTGCCCGGTCGAAGGAAATCATGAAGATGTACCGCCGGGTGACGGCCAAGCGCGCCGAGGAGCCACTGACCACGCTCAAGAGCATCCAGAACCACCTCAGCGACCTCTACATGCTCGGATTTCTCCTCCGGCGCGAGGAGAACGAGGGCCGCAAGGGCGGGTCCTACCACGAGTACGATTTGGACATGGACCCGGACGTGGTGTTCGAGGTCTGCGACAAACTCGACAGGGAAGAAGCCGTATAG
- a CDS encoding PQQ-binding-like beta-propeller repeat protein: MPSSTLSRRSLLAGAGGLTTGLAGCAAFEDSSVTEESASFPTGEWPQVARDATNTGFYPDATVPSKVTRAWDVSLGGWPYTSPIVGSDRVFIAMEKTLAGIAAAGGETEFEADLPHEPGGTPAYDSAESTVYVPTYDRTTEEDGAFVHAFDAEDGRETWTRKVGDESVYGLTLRDGTIYARTSEAVVALADGEEVWRHEGLGPLAYSEYNIHDSLDLTGNVAPAVTGETVYVPVRHGVLALDSETGERRWRADVRYALGLSVGEAGVYAQGYEQFRAFARDGSGRWTRDDVGGISSPTLGRDAVYAKDGSRLRELDPKTGETRWSFDLRTGVDSAPSPVLENAVIAPSHRAVAIRRGNGLGAEVSGRKLWATDFDPATFAAPAVGAGLLLLVDPFRYRLVALEAA; this comes from the coding sequence ATGCCCTCCTCGACGCTCTCCCGGCGGTCGCTCCTCGCTGGCGCTGGCGGACTGACAACCGGCCTCGCTGGTTGTGCCGCTTTCGAGGACTCCTCGGTCACCGAGGAGTCCGCGTCGTTTCCCACTGGCGAGTGGCCACAAGTTGCCCGCGACGCGACGAACACCGGTTTCTACCCCGACGCGACGGTCCCCTCGAAGGTCACTCGAGCGTGGGACGTTTCTCTCGGCGGGTGGCCCTACACGTCGCCCATCGTCGGCAGTGACCGTGTGTTTATCGCCATGGAGAAGACGCTCGCGGGAATCGCCGCCGCGGGCGGGGAAACGGAGTTCGAGGCCGACCTGCCCCACGAACCCGGTGGAACGCCGGCCTACGACTCGGCCGAATCGACGGTCTACGTGCCGACCTACGACCGGACGACCGAGGAGGACGGCGCGTTCGTCCACGCCTTCGACGCCGAGGACGGCCGCGAGACGTGGACCCGGAAGGTCGGCGACGAGTCGGTGTACGGACTCACCCTGCGCGACGGGACGATTTACGCCCGGACGAGCGAGGCCGTCGTCGCGCTCGCCGACGGCGAGGAGGTCTGGCGACACGAGGGCCTCGGACCGCTGGCCTACTCCGAGTACAACATCCACGACTCGCTCGATTTGACGGGCAACGTCGCCCCCGCCGTGACCGGTGAAACGGTCTACGTCCCGGTGCGCCACGGGGTCCTCGCGCTCGACAGCGAAACCGGCGAGCGACGCTGGCGGGCCGACGTGAGGTACGCGCTGGGTCTCTCGGTGGGCGAGGCCGGGGTCTACGCGCAGGGCTACGAGCAGTTCCGGGCGTTCGCTCGGGACGGGTCGGGTCGGTGGACGCGCGACGACGTGGGTGGCATCTCGTCGCCAACGCTGGGCCGCGACGCGGTGTACGCCAAGGACGGAAGCCGTCTTCGAGAACTCGACCCGAAGACGGGCGAGACACGCTGGTCGTTCGATTTGCGGACGGGCGTTGACTCTGCCCCGTCGCCGGTGTTGGAGAACGCCGTCATCGCGCCGAGTCACCGCGCCGTCGCAATCCGGCGCGGGAACGGTCTCGGTGCGGAAGTCTCCGGACGAAAACTCTGGGCGACCGACTTCGACCCCGCCACGTTCGCCGCGCCCGCCGTCGGTGCCGGACTCCTCTTGCTGGTCGACCCGTTTCGCTACCGACTCGTCGCGCTCGAAGCCGCGTAG
- a CDS encoding DUF5789 family protein has translation MTDTHREQGVEFGELAARLDGHEYPATIDELTDEYGEYKIEFADGSETLSAVLAPLTDTCASAAEARQAVLNSVSGSAVGRKGYTDRGAFSSAPNNVSF, from the coding sequence GTGACGGATACTCACCGCGAGCAAGGCGTCGAGTTCGGGGAACTGGCGGCGCGCTTGGACGGCCACGAGTACCCCGCGACCATCGACGAACTCACCGACGAGTACGGCGAGTACAAAATCGAGTTCGCCGACGGGTCCGAGACGCTGTCTGCGGTTCTGGCACCGCTGACCGACACCTGCGCGTCGGCGGCCGAGGCCCGGCAGGCCGTCCTCAACTCGGTCAGCGGGTCGGCAGTCGGTCGGAAGGGGTACACCGACCGCGGGGCGTTCTCCTCGGCACCAAACAACGTCTCGTTCTAA
- a CDS encoding HNH endonuclease: protein MDGVFRIGEEYRDKGSPNHPKDQFLRWIRGSLDTGIKNTGGIRDLSSEVTDEPAALVVVSNDAGVSQHADPWQDALSTDTGRIDYWGDAKRGNPYDESHQNQKVKRAFDRAVTGNREEVPPVLVFQKPRSGIVQFRGLCVPDYFEVKSYRDGDGNRIPNYCFHFRVLNTPTVAPGWLHDRVERNSDERAPDVWNEWVRTGELKQWPTGEVVSESDEVTSAAGTRRRYEREVVTVSDQFRSEVFDRYRNRCAVTSIAQSDLLDLAHVVPRSERPEAAEDPENALVLNALHHRAFDADLFTLDSERRIRASPEFDPGHPFLRETIRERTGEQVSLPEDARLGAEYLERRNAELGWL from the coding sequence ATGGATGGCGTCTTTCGCATCGGCGAGGAGTACCGCGACAAGGGGAGTCCGAACCACCCGAAAGACCAGTTTCTGCGCTGGATTCGCGGGTCGCTCGACACCGGTATCAAGAACACGGGCGGCATCCGCGACCTGAGTTCCGAAGTCACCGACGAACCGGCGGCACTCGTCGTGGTCTCGAACGACGCCGGCGTCTCCCAGCACGCCGACCCGTGGCAGGACGCGCTCTCGACCGACACCGGTCGAATCGACTACTGGGGCGACGCCAAGCGGGGCAACCCCTACGACGAGTCCCACCAGAACCAGAAGGTCAAGCGCGCCTTCGACCGCGCCGTCACGGGCAACCGCGAGGAGGTCCCGCCGGTCCTCGTCTTCCAAAAGCCTCGGTCCGGAATCGTCCAGTTCCGCGGCCTCTGCGTGCCCGACTACTTCGAGGTCAAGAGCTATCGGGACGGCGACGGCAACCGGATTCCGAACTACTGCTTTCACTTCAGGGTGCTGAACACCCCCACGGTCGCGCCGGGGTGGCTTCACGACCGGGTAGAGCGTAACAGCGACGAGCGAGCGCCCGACGTGTGGAACGAGTGGGTCCGAACCGGCGAACTGAAACAGTGGCCGACCGGCGAGGTTGTGAGCGAATCCGATGAAGTCACCAGCGCCGCCGGGACCCGCCGACGCTACGAGCGCGAGGTCGTCACGGTCAGCGACCAGTTCCGGAGCGAAGTGTTCGACCGGTATCGGAATCGGTGCGCGGTGACGAGCATCGCCCAGTCCGACCTGCTGGACCTCGCGCACGTCGTCCCCCGGAGCGAGCGTCCGGAGGCCGCCGAGGACCCCGAAAACGCGCTCGTGCTGAACGCGCTCCACCACCGCGCGTTCGACGCGGACCTGTTCACCCTCGACTCGGAGCGCCGGATTCGGGCCAGTCCGGAGTTCGACCCCGGCCACCCCTTCCTCCGGGAGACGATTCGTGAGCGAACGGGCGAACAGGTGTCTCTGCCGGAGGACGCTCGACTCGGAGCAGAGTATCTGGAACGCCGGAACGCGGAGTTGGGGTGGCTGTAG
- a CDS encoding ABC transporter ATP-binding protein — translation MSIKDQEDDPFGEQRENAENPMKRLFLEYGSENTFAFVTGIVASIFARVLNLLPPLILGVAIDALFSEGAAKVPYPEAFAGQFPLVSESLAAEISPATTTEQFWFSVTIVAAAFGFGAAFHWARNWGWNSFAQNIQHSIRTDTYDKMQRLNMDFFADKQTGEMMSILSNDVNRLERFLNDGMNSAFRLSVMVVAIAVILFSMNWQLALVAMVPVPLIGLFTYKFVEIIQPKYADVRSAVGKVNSRLENNLGGIQVIKTSNTESYESDRVEDVSNDYFDSNWGAIVTRIKFFPSLQILSGLGFALTFVVGGLWVLNGSGPWFFTGELSRGEFVVFILLTQRFIWPMAQFGSIINMYQRAFASSSRIFGLMDEPSRIREEPDAEDLTVEDGEVVYDDVSFGYDDDETIVNDINFEIEGGDTLALVGPTGAGKSTVLKLLLRMYDVNDGAIRIDGTDLRDVSLPSLRQAIGYVSQDTFMFYGTVKENIAYGTFDVDDDEIVEAAKAAEAHEFIQNLPEGYDTEVGERGVKLSGGQRQRISIARAVLKDPEILVLDEATSDVDTETEMLIQRSLDELTENRTTFAIAHRLSTIKDADKIVVLEDGEIVERGTHAELLENGGLYGHLWGVQAGEIDELPEEFIERAARRTASVETDADD, via the coding sequence ATGAGTATCAAAGACCAAGAAGACGACCCGTTCGGGGAACAACGGGAAAACGCCGAAAACCCCATGAAGCGGTTGTTCCTCGAATACGGGTCCGAAAACACGTTCGCGTTCGTCACGGGCATCGTGGCGAGTATCTTCGCGCGGGTGCTGAATCTCCTGCCGCCGCTCATCCTCGGAGTCGCAATCGACGCGCTCTTTTCTGAAGGTGCGGCGAAGGTGCCGTATCCGGAGGCGTTCGCCGGACAGTTCCCGCTCGTGTCCGAATCCCTCGCGGCAGAGATTTCACCGGCGACGACGACCGAACAGTTCTGGTTCTCGGTCACAATCGTCGCCGCCGCGTTCGGGTTCGGTGCGGCTTTCCACTGGGCGCGCAACTGGGGTTGGAACTCCTTCGCCCAGAACATCCAGCACTCGATTCGGACCGACACCTACGACAAGATGCAGAGACTGAACATGGACTTCTTCGCCGACAAGCAGACCGGCGAGATGATGTCCATCCTGTCGAACGACGTGAACCGACTGGAGCGGTTCCTCAACGACGGGATGAACTCTGCCTTCCGCCTGTCGGTGATGGTGGTCGCCATCGCGGTCATCCTGTTCAGCATGAACTGGCAACTCGCGCTAGTGGCGATGGTGCCGGTGCCGCTCATCGGCCTGTTCACCTACAAGTTCGTGGAGATTATTCAGCCCAAGTACGCCGACGTGCGTTCGGCGGTCGGCAAGGTCAACTCCCGACTGGAGAACAACCTCGGCGGGATTCAGGTCATCAAGACCTCTAACACCGAGAGCTACGAGTCCGACCGAGTGGAAGACGTGTCCAACGACTACTTCGACTCGAACTGGGGCGCTATCGTCACCCGCATCAAGTTCTTCCCCTCGCTCCAGATTCTGTCGGGCCTCGGCTTCGCGCTGACGTTCGTCGTCGGCGGCCTCTGGGTCCTCAACGGTTCGGGACCGTGGTTCTTCACGGGCGAGTTGAGTCGCGGTGAGTTCGTCGTGTTCATCCTGTTGACCCAGCGGTTCATCTGGCCGATGGCGCAGTTCGGCTCCATCATCAACATGTACCAGCGAGCCTTCGCCTCCAGTTCCCGCATCTTCGGCCTGATGGACGAACCGAGCCGAATCCGCGAGGAGCCAGACGCCGAGGACCTCACGGTCGAGGACGGCGAAGTGGTCTACGACGACGTGAGCTTCGGGTACGACGACGACGAGACCATCGTCAACGACATCAACTTCGAAATCGAGGGCGGCGACACCCTCGCGCTGGTCGGGCCGACCGGCGCGGGTAAATCCACCGTCCTGAAGTTGCTCCTCCGGATGTACGACGTGAACGACGGTGCCATCCGCATCGACGGCACCGACCTCCGGGACGTGAGTCTGCCGAGTCTGCGCCAAGCAATCGGCTACGTGAGTCAGGACACGTTCATGTTCTACGGCACGGTCAAGGAGAACATCGCCTACGGCACCTTCGACGTGGACGACGACGAAATCGTGGAGGCCGCGAAGGCCGCCGAGGCCCACGAGTTCATCCAGAACCTGCCGGAGGGCTACGACACCGAGGTCGGCGAGCGCGGCGTCAAACTCTCGGGCGGTCAGCGCCAGCGAATCTCCATCGCTCGCGCGGTCCTCAAAGACCCCGAGATTCTGGTGCTGGACGAAGCCACCAGCGACGTTGACACCGAGACGGAGATGCTCATCCAGCGGAGTCTGGACGAACTCACCGAAAATCGGACCACCTTCGCCATCGCCCACCGCCTCTCGACTATCAAGGACGCCGACAAAATCGTGGTCCTCGAAGACGGCGAAATCGTGGAGCGGGGCACCCACGCGGAACTGCTCGAAAACGGCGGTCTCTACGGCCACCTCTGGGGCGTGCAGGCCGGCGAAATCGACGAACTGCCCGAGGAGTTCATCGAGCGCGCGGCCCGCCGGACCGCCAGCGTCGAGACCGACGCAGACGACTGA
- a CDS encoding DUF7538 family protein: MDERVESLAEQDGWQAEGFAARVHYRGGDDYYSIEFYAPSECVIYWKVKGDGETAVPVGRDTVPDPLRERIRQDLAEADVDPEVESRSL; the protein is encoded by the coding sequence ATGGACGAACGTGTCGAGTCGCTCGCCGAACAGGACGGCTGGCAGGCCGAAGGATTCGCGGCCCGCGTCCACTACCGCGGCGGCGACGATTACTACAGCATCGAGTTCTACGCGCCGAGCGAGTGCGTAATTTACTGGAAAGTGAAAGGCGACGGCGAAACCGCGGTGCCAGTCGGTCGGGACACCGTGCCCGACCCCCTGCGCGAGCGCATCCGGCAGGACTTGGCCGAGGCCGACGTGGACCCCGAGGTCGAATCGCGGTCATTATAA
- a CDS encoding archaellin/type IV pilin N-terminal domain-containing protein translates to MNDASEARSQVGIGTLIVFVAMVLVAAIAAGVLVHSAGFLQSESETTGQESVGQTTDRVRVVSSVGRLDAVYNIRDDNIVVGEDGNVITGSVVDSDKVQGSVVTADGRNVVLDASDNVVAADSTNVVSANGENIRESTGLGGEIIADGSSLEYAVELGSSDNIITYGGGGGTQYNVETDSGTNVVLNPDASFVDNEPVTAPNVTEIGLVVTKGSGASDVDLDGVTVQYLGPNGKTTLVRNGTASAERPDVFDVTAITSDSSPNVLTDADERLRIDISLTEDANGELRPLEESETAEVTITTQSGATTTILLEVPRSLPSDKIAVSL, encoded by the coding sequence ATGAACGACGCCAGCGAGGCGCGCTCGCAGGTGGGCATCGGGACCCTCATCGTGTTCGTGGCGATGGTCCTCGTCGCGGCGATTGCCGCGGGAGTCTTGGTCCACTCCGCGGGATTCCTCCAGTCGGAGTCCGAGACGACCGGTCAGGAGAGCGTCGGCCAGACCACCGACCGGGTTCGGGTCGTCTCGTCGGTCGGCCGGTTAGACGCTGTGTACAACATTCGGGACGACAACATCGTCGTCGGAGAGGACGGCAACGTCATCACCGGGTCGGTCGTGGACAGCGACAAAGTACAGGGGAGCGTCGTCACCGCCGACGGCCGGAACGTCGTCCTCGATGCGAGCGATAACGTGGTGGCGGCCGACAGCACGAACGTCGTGAGCGCGAACGGCGAAAACATCAGAGAGAGTACGGGCCTCGGCGGCGAAATCATCGCGGACGGGAGTTCCCTCGAGTACGCGGTCGAGTTGGGAAGTAGCGACAACATCATCACCTACGGTGGCGGCGGCGGGACCCAGTACAACGTCGAGACGGACAGCGGAACCAACGTCGTCCTAAATCCGGACGCGTCCTTCGTGGACAACGAACCGGTCACCGCACCCAACGTCACCGAAATCGGACTGGTCGTTACGAAAGGGTCCGGTGCGTCCGACGTGGACCTCGACGGCGTTACGGTTCAGTATCTCGGCCCGAACGGGAAGACGACGCTCGTCCGGAACGGAACGGCGAGTGCAGAGCGCCCGGATGTCTTCGACGTGACCGCCATCACGAGCGATTCGAGTCCGAACGTCCTCACGGACGCCGACGAGCGCCTGCGAATCGACATCTCGCTCACCGAGGACGCGAACGGCGAGTTACGACCGCTGGAGGAGAGCGAGACCGCAGAGGTGACGATTACAACCCAGTCGGGCGCGACGACCACGATACTGCTCGAAGTTCCCCGCTCCCTGCCGAGCGATAAAATCGCGGTCTCGCTGTGA
- the otsB gene encoding trehalose-phosphatase produces MSDTESSDPDTDLERELPARLRNNLYAVVEELVDHEGLLVALDFDGTLAAIERRPDEAAIPDPTREAVAALAAEENVEVAVVSGRELADVRERVGLNEAISYAGNHGLEIHASEYEVHPEAKAGERDIDIICDLLADQLAGIEGVIVENKGVTATVHTRLVADEEVPTVENAVETLVATRDDVRLTTGKNVLELRPAVEWDKGEAVRELYGELVPDDERWLPMYVGDDTTDEAAFSVLDDRGLGVKVGEDPGTGAPYRVADPESVRTVLTWLSDYGIEFLVADHHDVPVGTA; encoded by the coding sequence ATGTCCGATACCGAATCCTCCGACCCCGACACCGACCTCGAACGCGAACTGCCCGCCAGACTCCGCAACAACCTCTACGCCGTGGTCGAGGAGCTAGTGGACCACGAGGGCCTGCTGGTCGCGCTCGACTTCGACGGCACCCTCGCGGCCATCGAGCGCCGACCTGACGAGGCCGCGATACCCGACCCGACCCGCGAGGCGGTCGCGGCGCTGGCCGCCGAGGAGAACGTCGAAGTCGCGGTCGTCAGCGGCAGAGAGTTGGCCGACGTGCGAGAGCGAGTCGGATTGAACGAAGCCATCTCCTACGCGGGCAACCACGGTCTCGAAATTCACGCCAGCGAGTACGAGGTCCACCCCGAGGCGAAGGCGGGCGAGCGCGACATCGACATCATCTGTGACCTGCTGGCCGACCAACTCGCCGGAATCGAGGGCGTCATCGTGGAGAACAAGGGCGTGACCGCGACGGTTCACACCCGACTCGTGGCCGACGAGGAGGTTCCGACCGTCGAGAACGCGGTCGAGACACTGGTCGCCACCCGCGACGACGTGCGCCTGACCACCGGCAAGAACGTGCTGGAACTCCGGCCCGCGGTCGAGTGGGACAAGGGCGAGGCCGTCCGGGAACTCTACGGCGAACTCGTGCCAGACGACGAGCGATGGCTTCCGATGTACGTCGGCGACGATACGACCGACGAGGCCGCTTTCAGCGTCTTGGACGACCGGGGCCTCGGCGTCAAGGTCGGCGAGGACCCCGGTACCGGCGCGCCCTATCGCGTCGCCGACCCCGAGTCGGTCCGGACTGTGCTGACGTGGCTGAGCGACTACGGCATCGAGTTCCTCGTCGCCGACCACCACGACGTGCCGGTCGGGACGGCCTGA
- a CDS encoding alpha,alpha-trehalose-phosphate synthase (UDP-forming), whose protein sequence is MNSNVTGATAKSAAETVADLCDDRELVVVSNRQPYSHAFEDGDEGTSDEDEIAVDRPAGGLTAALDPVMQSAEGTWVAWGDGEADREVVDAADTVAVPPEDPAYDLRRVWLTDEQVEGYYRGYANQVLWPLCHLDTAKMTPDDDFWRAYRETNDDFADAILDATDCSGTDPVVWFQDYHLALAPREVREERPEAFLTHFWHIPWPSWDVFRACPQYEALLDGLLANDLVGFHTDEYCRNFLDCVDAVTDARVDRSSRSVSYRGNRTFVRSFPLGIDAARQADLAESGVARRTGDGTAESSDWWTEFRETHGIGPRDTVAVGVERLDYTKGIEQRLAALERFWVENPEWRGRLTYVQKGTESRSGIDEYDALQSRVAAEVERINDRLGTDDWTPIVYVTDYVPEEGLAALYREADLGIVTPIRDGMNLVAKEFVSAQTRNPGVLVLSELAGANEQLGDEAVLVHPYDTAGFADAIGEALSLSRAERRKRIADLQREVHAQDVFAWLESTFQTATAIERGRDSLRRKRPQPNDD, encoded by the coding sequence ATGAACTCGAACGTGACAGGGGCGACAGCCAAATCGGCCGCAGAGACGGTTGCCGACCTTTGCGACGACCGGGAACTCGTCGTGGTATCGAACCGCCAACCGTACAGTCACGCCTTCGAAGACGGAGACGAAGGCACGTCCGACGAGGACGAAATAGCCGTAGACCGACCAGCGGGCGGTCTCACCGCGGCGCTCGACCCGGTGATGCAGTCCGCCGAGGGAACGTGGGTCGCGTGGGGGGACGGCGAGGCCGACCGCGAGGTCGTAGACGCCGCCGACACCGTGGCCGTGCCGCCCGAGGACCCCGCCTACGACCTCCGGCGGGTCTGGTTGACCGACGAGCAGGTCGAGGGCTACTACCGGGGATACGCCAATCAGGTCCTCTGGCCGCTGTGTCACCTCGACACCGCCAAGATGACGCCCGACGACGATTTCTGGCGGGCCTACCGCGAGACCAACGACGACTTCGCCGACGCGATTCTCGACGCGACCGACTGCTCCGGTACCGACCCCGTAGTCTGGTTTCAGGACTACCACCTCGCGCTGGCACCCCGAGAGGTCCGCGAGGAGCGTCCCGAGGCTTTCCTGACCCACTTCTGGCACATCCCGTGGCCCTCGTGGGACGTGTTTCGGGCCTGCCCGCAGTACGAGGCGCTTTTGGACGGTCTCCTCGCAAACGACCTCGTGGGGTTCCACACCGACGAGTACTGCCGGAACTTCCTCGACTGCGTGGACGCCGTGACCGACGCGCGAGTGGACCGCTCCAGCAGGAGCGTCTCCTACCGGGGCAACCGGACGTTCGTGCGCTCCTTCCCGCTCGGCATCGACGCCGCTCGGCAGGCCGACCTCGCCGAGAGCGGCGTTGCTCGGAGGACTGGCGACGGGACCGCCGAGAGCAGTGACTGGTGGACCGAGTTCCGCGAGACCCACGGCATCGGCCCCAGAGACACCGTGGCGGTCGGCGTCGAGCGCCTCGACTACACCAAGGGCATCGAGCAACGCCTCGCCGCCTTGGAACGCTTCTGGGTCGAAAACCCCGAGTGGCGCGGCCGACTCACCTACGTCCAGAAGGGGACCGAGAGCAGGTCCGGCATCGACGAGTACGACGCCCTCCAGAGTCGGGTGGCGGCCGAAGTCGAGCGCATCAACGACCGCTTGGGTACCGACGACTGGACGCCAATCGTCTACGTCACCGACTACGTGCCCGAGGAGGGACTGGCGGCGCTCTACCGCGAGGCAGACCTCGGAATCGTCACCCCTATCCGCGACGGGATGAACCTCGTCGCCAAGGAGTTCGTCTCCGCCCAGACCCGCAATCCCGGCGTCCTCGTGCTGAGCGAACTCGCCGGCGCGAACGAGCAGTTGGGCGACGAGGCGGTCCTCGTTCACCCCTACGACACTGCCGGGTTCGCCGACGCAATCGGCGAGGCCCTGTCGCTGTCGCGGGCCGAACGCCGCAAGCGAATCGCGGACCTCCAGCGCGAGGTCCACGCCCAAGACGTGTTCGCGTGGTTGGAATCGACCTTCCAGACCGCCACTGCAATCGAGCGGGGCAGAGACTCGCTCCGCCGGAAGCGTCCGCAACCGAACGACGACTGA